In Micromonospora sp. NBC_01813, the following are encoded in one genomic region:
- a CDS encoding DUF397 domain-containing protein has product MELIDAPRWRKSSRSNGQGGDCVEVADNMPGRVLVRDSKDQAGPVLAFGPAAWRSFVGEVAADR; this is encoded by the coding sequence GTGGAACTGATTGACGCTCCTCGCTGGCGTAAGTCCAGTCGCAGTAACGGCCAGGGCGGTGACTGTGTGGAGGTTGCCGACAACATGCCGGGTCGGGTGCTGGTGCGGGACTCGAAGGATCAGGCCGGTCCGGTGCTGGCGTTCGGCCCGGCCGCCTGGCGGTCCTTCGTGGGCGAGGTAGCCGCCGACCGCTGA
- a CDS encoding CoA-acylating methylmalonate-semialdehyde dehydrogenase — protein sequence MTRIPHFVDGARTTLEAGGDGRHGDVFDPATGQVAATVGFASAAQVDAVVQVAARAARDWRDVSLSRRANVLFAFREIINARRDELAGTITAEHGKVLADAAGEVQRGLEVVEYACGIPALLTGNFSENVSTEVDSYSLRQPLGVVAVISPFNFPAMVPLWFVPIAVACGNAVVIKPSEKDPSAAVLLAQWFTEAGLPPGVCNVVHGDREAVDALLDHPAVRAVSFVGSTPVARHVYTRGTAAGKRVQALGGAKNHMVVLPDADLDLAADAAVNAGFGSAGERCMAISALVAVEPVGDDLVARIVERLGKIRTGDGRRPGCDMGPLITAAHRDRVAGYVAAGATDGAKVVVDGRSVSVDGDAAGFWLGPTLLDQVTPQMSVYTDEIFGPVLSVLRVDSYDAALELVNANPYGNGTAIFTNDGGAARRFQHEVEVGMVGINVPIPVPMAYFSFGGWKASLFGDTHAHGRDGVHFFTRGKVVTSRWLDPRHGGVNLGFPTQT from the coding sequence GTGACCCGGATTCCGCACTTCGTCGACGGTGCCCGTACCACATTGGAAGCCGGCGGCGACGGTCGCCACGGTGACGTGTTCGACCCGGCGACCGGGCAGGTCGCCGCCACCGTCGGGTTCGCCAGCGCCGCGCAGGTCGACGCCGTCGTGCAGGTCGCGGCGCGGGCCGCCCGCGACTGGCGCGACGTGTCACTGTCGCGGCGGGCCAACGTGCTGTTCGCCTTCCGGGAGATCATCAACGCCCGGCGCGACGAACTCGCCGGCACGATCACCGCCGAACACGGCAAGGTCCTCGCCGACGCCGCCGGCGAGGTGCAACGCGGCCTGGAGGTCGTCGAGTACGCCTGCGGCATCCCGGCGCTGCTCACCGGCAACTTCAGCGAGAACGTCTCCACCGAGGTCGACTCGTACAGCCTGCGCCAGCCGCTCGGCGTCGTCGCGGTCATCTCGCCGTTCAACTTCCCGGCGATGGTGCCGCTGTGGTTCGTGCCGATCGCCGTCGCCTGCGGCAATGCCGTCGTGATCAAACCGTCTGAGAAGGACCCGTCGGCGGCGGTGCTGCTCGCGCAGTGGTTCACCGAAGCCGGCCTGCCACCGGGAGTCTGCAACGTGGTGCACGGCGACCGCGAAGCCGTCGACGCACTGCTGGACCACCCGGCCGTACGGGCGGTGTCGTTCGTCGGCTCGACCCCGGTGGCCCGGCACGTCTACACGCGGGGCACCGCCGCCGGCAAACGGGTCCAGGCCCTCGGCGGGGCGAAGAACCACATGGTGGTGCTGCCCGACGCCGACCTCGACCTGGCCGCCGACGCGGCGGTCAACGCCGGATTCGGCTCGGCGGGGGAGCGGTGCATGGCGATCTCCGCCCTGGTAGCGGTCGAGCCGGTCGGCGACGACCTGGTCGCCCGGATCGTCGAACGGCTCGGCAAGATCCGTACCGGGGACGGCCGCCGGCCCGGCTGCGACATGGGCCCGCTGATCACCGCCGCGCACCGCGACCGGGTCGCCGGGTACGTCGCGGCCGGTGCCACCGATGGGGCCAAGGTCGTCGTCGACGGCCGGAGCGTGTCGGTCGACGGCGACGCCGCTGGCTTCTGGCTCGGCCCCACCCTGCTGGACCAGGTGACCCCGCAGATGTCGGTCTACACCGACGAGATCTTCGGCCCGGTGCTGTCGGTGCTGCGGGTCGACTCGTACGACGCCGCGTTGGAGCTGGTCAACGCCAACCCCTACGGCAACGGTACGGCGATCTTCACCAACGACGGCGGTGCCGCCCGGCGCTTCCAGCACGAGGTGGAGGTCGGCATGGTCGGCATCAACGTACCGATCCCGGTGCCGATGGCGTACTTCTCGTTCGGCGGCTGGAAGGCGTCGCTGTTCGGTGACACCCACGCCCACGGCCGCGACGGGGTGCACTTCTTCACCCGGGGCAAGGTGGTGACCAGCCGCTGGCTCGACCCCCGCCACGGCGGCGTCAACCTCGGCTTCCCCACCCAGACCTGA
- a CDS encoding DUF5753 domain-containing protein produces the protein MPVTGPTVVRRQLGRRLRRLREEASRTEHEVERAKVCSRTTLWRIENGKFPVKMNTVRGLCWFYGADPETTDALTRLAGACDEHGWWESHGDAVPDWFRLYVGLEAAATEIQLYDPELVHGLLQTPDYMRAVFRAADRQASEQQIERLVSLRLDRQISYYDRAEPARIVAVFGAGALAREVGGPAVMAEQRAHLANVGRRVRVEIRVLPWSAGAHAAMVSPFTLLDFADPDDPDIAYVETHLGSRYLERPEELAEYRRIFREIREQSIPIEEHLA, from the coding sequence ATGCCGGTGACCGGACCGACGGTGGTGCGCCGTCAGCTGGGGCGGCGACTACGCCGACTGCGCGAGGAGGCGTCCCGCACCGAGCATGAGGTGGAGCGGGCGAAGGTCTGCTCGCGTACGACGTTGTGGCGCATCGAGAACGGCAAGTTTCCGGTCAAGATGAACACGGTCCGAGGTCTGTGCTGGTTCTACGGTGCCGATCCGGAGACGACAGACGCGCTGACCCGGCTCGCCGGCGCCTGCGACGAGCACGGCTGGTGGGAGTCACACGGCGACGCCGTACCGGACTGGTTCCGTTTGTACGTCGGACTCGAAGCCGCCGCAACCGAGATCCAGCTTTACGATCCGGAGTTGGTCCATGGTCTGTTGCAGACGCCGGACTACATGCGCGCGGTGTTCCGCGCCGCCGACCGGCAGGCGTCCGAGCAGCAGATCGAGCGACTCGTGTCGCTGCGGCTGGATCGACAGATCTCCTACTACGACCGGGCGGAGCCGGCCCGGATCGTCGCGGTCTTCGGAGCCGGCGCGCTGGCTCGCGAGGTCGGCGGCCCAGCCGTGATGGCCGAGCAACGCGCCCACCTGGCCAACGTCGGTCGACGGGTACGGGTGGAGATCCGGGTCCTGCCCTGGTCTGCCGGTGCCCACGCCGCAATGGTCAGCCCGTTCACCCTGCTCGACTTCGCCGACCCCGATGACCCCGACATCGCCTACGTGGAAACCCATCTCGGCTCCCGCTACCTGGAGCGTCCGGAAGAGTTGGCCGAGTACCGTCGAATCTTTCGAGAGATCCGCGAGCAGTCGATCCCGATCGAGGAGCACCTGGCATGA
- a CDS encoding class I SAM-dependent methyltransferase, with protein MTAVAAGWPGTAQVRRSYAALVEHYTAMTADYGRFPGLRQELMAFLAELVPGPVLDLGCGAGRDADLAAASGRTVVLADVTPELLRATTARIAVDAAVCCDALALPLRADAFAGVIASGVLLHLPRQYTVTALDNIRRVLMPGGKALISMKHGSRDGWRSTDDFPAPRWFSYYEPEEFAVLCRKVGLRVAQLDVSSRKDWFTATTERLEL; from the coding sequence GTGACTGCCGTGGCAGCCGGTTGGCCCGGCACCGCCCAGGTACGCCGCTCCTACGCCGCCCTGGTCGAGCACTACACGGCGATGACGGCCGACTACGGTCGGTTCCCTGGGCTGCGACAGGAGTTGATGGCCTTCCTCGCCGAACTGGTGCCGGGGCCGGTGCTCGACCTGGGCTGCGGTGCGGGTCGCGACGCCGACCTGGCCGCTGCATCCGGTCGGACCGTCGTCCTCGCCGATGTCACCCCGGAACTGCTGCGCGCTACGACGGCCCGTATCGCCGTCGACGCAGCGGTCTGCTGCGACGCGCTCGCACTGCCGCTTCGCGCCGACGCTTTCGCCGGTGTCATCGCCAGCGGTGTCCTGCTGCACCTGCCCCGGCAGTACACGGTCACCGCGCTGGACAACATCCGTCGGGTCCTGATGCCCGGCGGCAAGGCGCTGATCAGCATGAAGCACGGGAGCCGCGACGGGTGGCGCAGCACCGACGACTTCCCGGCCCCACGCTGGTTCAGCTACTACGAGCCGGAGGAGTTCGCCGTCCTCTGTCGCAAGGTGGGGCTGCGCGTCGCGCAACTGGACGTCAGCAGCCGCAAGGACTGGTTCACCGCCACCACCGAACGCCTCGAGCTGTAG
- a CDS encoding DUF397 domain-containing protein, protein MKPDTPWFTSSRSGGNGGACVEARRHAGRAEVRDSKDRTGPTLTFSTAQWSTFTTALQTHTLPH, encoded by the coding sequence ATGAAGCCCGACACCCCCTGGTTCACCTCCAGCCGCAGCGGCGGCAACGGTGGAGCCTGCGTCGAAGCCCGCCGGCACGCCGGCCGCGCCGAAGTACGCGACAGCAAGGACCGCACCGGCCCCACCCTGACCTTCAGCACCGCCCAGTGGAGCACCTTCACCACCGCCCTACAGACCCACACCCTCCCCCACTGA
- a CDS encoding HIT family protein, which translates to MTGAAAYEASACDGDELCDELRPGDADTFAAVYHGDPPSRTIASMPGLRLVADLSPLAVGHLLLLPERHHLSFGHLDAERIGQVRDVVGRLRPRYVATFGQMAIMEHGSSTTTPSGCITHAHWHILPVNGSRLAEMIACDGLSAIRLPDFTALRRFAETDRPYFYCTDGDDHVAFDAQRRIRPQYLRSVAGALLGIAEPEWDWSLVVRRHLLRATMIATAGWHEQLTGPADRSAAAVPLGARVRDLR; encoded by the coding sequence ATGACCGGGGCGGCGGCATACGAGGCATCGGCGTGCGATGGCGACGAGTTGTGCGACGAGCTGCGCCCAGGTGACGCGGACACCTTCGCCGCCGTCTACCACGGCGATCCACCGAGCCGGACGATCGCGTCCATGCCGGGTCTCCGGCTCGTCGCCGACCTGTCACCGCTGGCCGTGGGGCATCTGCTCCTACTACCGGAGCGGCACCACCTCAGCTTCGGCCACCTTGATGCCGAGCGGATCGGCCAGGTCCGGGACGTCGTCGGGCGGCTTAGGCCGCGTTATGTCGCTACCTTCGGCCAGATGGCCATCATGGAGCATGGATCTTCCACGACTACTCCTTCGGGATGTATCACCCACGCCCACTGGCATATTCTTCCGGTCAATGGATCACGGCTGGCGGAAATGATCGCCTGCGACGGGCTGTCGGCCATCCGACTGCCCGATTTCACCGCGCTACGGCGCTTCGCCGAGACCGACCGACCCTACTTCTACTGCACCGACGGCGACGACCATGTCGCATTCGACGCGCAGCGTCGCATCCGGCCCCAGTATCTGCGTTCGGTGGCCGGCGCGCTGCTCGGCATCGCGGAACCCGAGTGGGACTGGTCGTTGGTGGTCCGCAGGCACCTGCTGCGGGCAACGATGATCGCCACTGCCGGCTGGCACGAACAACTCACCGGCCCCGCCGACCGAAGCGCCGCCGCCGTGCCCCTCGGTGCGCGCGTCCGTGACCTACGGTGA
- a CDS encoding Scr1 family TA system antitoxin-like transcriptional regulator, translating to MMTGQRADLASMGGPGTGGDPGPALVCRCPRRVRRRFHRTGLRRPDDPDIAYVESHVGARYLERPEELAEYRRIFRQVREQSIPIEEHLV from the coding sequence ATGATGACCGGGCAGCGTGCAGACCTGGCCAGCATGGGCGGCCCGGGTACAGGTGGAGATCCGGGTCCTGCCCTGGTCTGCCGGTGCCCACGCCGCGTTCGCAGGCGCTTTCACCGTACTGGACTTCGCCGACCCGACGACCCCGACATTGCCTATGTCGAGTCCCATGTGGGCGCTCGATACCTGGAGCGTCCGGAAGAGTTGGCGGAGTACCGTCGGATTTTCCGACAGGTCCGCGAGCAGTCGATCCCGATCGAGGAGCACCTGGTATGA
- a CDS encoding DUF397 domain-containing protein encodes MKPDIPWFTSSRSGGNGGQCVEARRHAGRAEVRDSKDRTGPTLTFTTQQWGTFTTALQTHTLPH; translated from the coding sequence ATGAAGCCCGACATCCCCTGGTTCACCTCCAGCCGCAGCGGCGGCAACGGCGGTCAGTGCGTCGAGGCCCGCCGGCACGCCGGCCGCGCCGAAGTACGCGACAGCAAGGACCGCACCGGCCCCACCCTCACCTTCACCACGCAGCAGTGGGGCACCTTCACCACCGCCCTACAGACCCACACCCTCCCCCACTGA
- a CDS encoding helix-turn-helix domain-containing protein, whose protein sequence is MSNYGALARILKFARNQAGLTQEQLAGRMNFSSSLIAKFETSRLIPKADTARRLDAMFDSGDLFQELAAEARANFGQPIWVRPWLEHERNATMIRSFQPLIVPGLLQTEEYARAILTDGGNRVSDIESAVAGRLARADVLHRADTPCRLFAVLDETLLRRPIGGPAVMREQLQAIVKACAEPNVEVAVVPSSTGTYPGLNGPLVLGTVDGRTVAILDSPLGGQVIEDPDEVALLEELWEAVRGYVLPRQTSLDLITEAAESWN, encoded by the coding sequence TTGAGTAACTACGGCGCGTTGGCGCGGATCTTGAAGTTTGCTCGGAATCAGGCTGGCCTTACGCAGGAGCAGTTGGCGGGGCGGATGAACTTCTCGTCGTCCTTGATCGCGAAGTTCGAGACGAGCCGGCTCATCCCGAAGGCGGACACCGCGCGACGGCTCGACGCGATGTTCGACTCCGGTGACCTGTTCCAGGAGCTGGCGGCGGAGGCCCGCGCCAACTTCGGCCAGCCGATCTGGGTCCGCCCGTGGCTGGAACACGAGCGCAACGCCACCATGATCCGTTCGTTCCAGCCGCTGATCGTGCCCGGCCTGCTACAGACCGAGGAGTACGCCCGCGCGATCCTGACGGATGGGGGCAACCGTGTGTCAGACATTGAATCGGCAGTGGCTGGGCGCTTGGCGCGGGCCGACGTGCTGCACCGTGCAGACACGCCGTGTCGGTTGTTCGCGGTGCTCGATGAGACCTTGCTTCGTCGCCCGATCGGCGGGCCGGCAGTGATGCGCGAGCAGCTCCAGGCGATCGTCAAGGCTTGCGCGGAGCCCAACGTCGAGGTGGCCGTGGTGCCTTCTTCAACTGGCACATACCCCGGCCTGAACGGTCCGTTGGTTCTTGGCACGGTCGACGGCCGCACTGTTGCCATCCTGGACAGCCCGTTGGGCGGCCAGGTGATCGAGGACCCGGATGAAGTTGCGCTGCTGGAGGAGCTCTGGGAGGCGGTCCGAGGCTACGTTCTGCCCCGACAGACGTCGCTTGATCTGATCACGGAGGCAGCAGAATCGTGGAACTGA
- a CDS encoding (d)CMP kinase — protein sequence MRHELAISVDGPTASGKTSLAYALAGRLDMRVLDTGLTYRAVAYAASRGPVSPGRQLFEVLRHEPAMPGTRPHGPTVVYHRENITDDLWSPEVEQHLRAVSANPAWRHEITEYHRTIVDRHERMIAVGRDCATTILTDADCHIFLTAADAIRRERRRAQHRAQPERAVNVGPPTRLDDTIREHIARQSHGLVLDTTFLPAVAVLRAVVHHLGAPR from the coding sequence ATGCGTCACGAACTTGCGATCTCGGTTGACGGCCCTACCGCCAGCGGCAAGACAAGCCTCGCGTACGCGCTCGCGGGGCGGCTGGACATGCGCGTACTCGACACCGGGCTGACCTACCGGGCCGTCGCCTACGCCGCCTCGCGTGGGCCGGTGTCACCCGGCCGGCAACTGTTCGAGGTGCTGCGCCACGAGCCAGCCATGCCGGGGACGCGACCGCACGGGCCCACAGTCGTTTACCACCGGGAGAACATCACCGACGATCTCTGGTCACCGGAAGTGGAACAGCACCTCCGGGCTGTGTCGGCCAACCCGGCATGGCGCCATGAGATCACTGAGTACCACCGCACCATCGTCGACCGTCACGAGCGGATGATCGCGGTCGGACGCGACTGCGCCACGACGATCCTGACGGACGCCGACTGCCACATCTTCCTCACCGCCGCCGACGCCATCCGGCGGGAACGCCGCCGCGCCCAGCACCGGGCGCAACCGGAACGCGCCGTCAACGTCGGGCCGCCCACCCGGCTCGACGACACCATCCGCGAGCACATTGCCCGCCAGTCACACGGCCTCGTACTGGACACCACGTTCCTGCCGGCAGTCGCCGTGCTGCGGGCAGTCGTTCACCATCTGGGAGCGCCCCGATGA
- a CDS encoding Uma2 family endonuclease has product MQVTAEQYAAWTEEQCAGIEIVDGMVHVGPSASKRHNRLARILANALDVAAGPDWNADTGFDLRLQDVPLNNRRPDAAVYRADTIDVTPTRPEHVLLVVEVVSPGSETTDRIVKASQYARAGIQFYWRVEQVVTGAPIVYTYVLDSATGRYRDDEIFTGVMKMTAPFSIEVDLGQL; this is encoded by the coding sequence ATGCAGGTCACGGCCGAGCAGTACGCGGCGTGGACAGAAGAGCAGTGCGCGGGCATCGAAATCGTGGATGGGATGGTCCACGTGGGTCCGAGCGCCTCCAAGCGGCACAACCGCCTTGCCAGGATTTTGGCGAACGCCTTGGATGTCGCTGCGGGGCCGGATTGGAACGCGGACACAGGCTTCGATCTCCGGCTCCAGGACGTGCCGCTGAACAACCGTCGTCCAGACGCGGCGGTCTACCGGGCGGACACCATCGACGTGACGCCGACGCGACCCGAGCATGTGCTTCTTGTGGTCGAGGTGGTCTCTCCTGGATCGGAGACGACCGACCGGATCGTCAAGGCAAGCCAGTACGCGCGGGCTGGTATTCAGTTCTATTGGCGGGTTGAGCAGGTAGTCACTGGTGCGCCCATCGTTTACACGTACGTGCTCGACTCTGCAACGGGTCGCTACCGCGACGATGAGATCTTCACCGGCGTCATGAAGATGACCGCTCCCTTCTCCATCGAGGTAGATCTCGGCCAGCTCTAA
- a CDS encoding HIT family protein translates to MDLHEDLSVDCLFCRRDDEQLNRISHQNSTCFARLDNFPAAEGHTEIVPKRHVESFFDLTPQEVLDAYELILTVRNDLGESLGPDGFTIGVNEGRAAGRSIDHLHIHVIPRRFGDVEDPAGGIRQILPNCDPQTWMAATAQALDKSDPLLR, encoded by the coding sequence ATGGATCTTCATGAGGATTTGTCGGTGGACTGCCTGTTCTGCCGGCGTGATGATGAGCAGCTCAACCGCATCTCACATCAGAACTCGACCTGCTTCGCCCGGCTGGACAACTTCCCGGCGGCGGAGGGGCACACCGAGATCGTGCCGAAGCGTCATGTGGAGTCGTTCTTCGACCTGACCCCGCAGGAAGTGCTGGACGCGTACGAGCTGATCTTGACGGTGCGCAACGACCTGGGTGAGAGCCTGGGGCCGGATGGGTTCACGATCGGGGTCAACGAAGGTCGCGCGGCCGGACGCAGCATCGACCACCTACACATTCATGTGATCCCGCGCAGGTTCGGCGACGTCGAGGACCCGGCCGGCGGCATCCGACAGATCCTGCCCAACTGCGATCCGCAGACCTGGATGGCCGCCACGGCGCAAGCGCTCGACAAGTCCGATCCGCTGCTGCGCTGA
- a CDS encoding alpha/beta fold hydrolase, translated as MDVFPLARQVRCPTLILHSRGDIRVPATDARELASLISGSQLVLLDSTNHLLSGAEPAWAELVRNVDDFLAG; from the coding sequence ATGGATGTCTTCCCGCTGGCACGGCAGGTGCGGTGCCCCACGCTGATCCTGCACTCCCGGGGTGACATCCGGGTCCCTGCCACCGACGCGAGGGAGCTCGCCTCGCTGATCAGCGGCAGCCAACTGGTGCTGCTCGACAGCACCAACCACCTGCTCTCCGGTGCCGAACCCGCCTGGGCCGAACTGGTCCGCAACGTCGACGACTTCCTCGCCGGCTGA
- a CDS encoding DUF6346 domain-containing protein, with protein sequence MLYRLRLLFFAVVTLAVTYVFSLIYLTAISFYPGTGSIRPYGPTERPVQAMVEECRRVGPVSDHGLGHWWVCQIIVERESEQILEAVVGHSIVGPGQIGEVVTLNEACRGPERTKCGYGEPVSRLFELLYGVFRMLGRAFGFVLLVMAALYLFRAHVGAPTYFLLLDKWREMKNRPGVMRFGATVTARQGENMTLSGRGEIDSLLRQLDDPVHLERPAGFDYPAERARFAALVAAVEARFGCVCTVDAGLNVQDASYLGQLEIPASATATETEIFVRVSNFGGLALLGAERPGVYDDEETRILIAYADWWNVLEVLTNHGYVVLLEDALSRPYDGTNDAVRHAYPTHPATWFDRYFDYL encoded by the coding sequence GTGCTGTATCGGCTCCGCCTGCTGTTCTTCGCGGTCGTCACCCTGGCTGTGACGTACGTGTTTTCGCTCATTTACCTGACGGCTATTTCCTTCTACCCGGGCACCGGTTCAATTCGTCCGTACGGCCCGACCGAGCGGCCGGTCCAAGCGATGGTCGAGGAGTGTCGTCGGGTAGGTCCGGTCAGCGACCACGGCCTGGGCCACTGGTGGGTCTGCCAGATAATCGTCGAGCGAGAGAGCGAGCAAATTCTAGAAGCTGTCGTAGGTCATTCCATTGTCGGTCCAGGGCAGATAGGGGAAGTCGTCACCCTTAACGAGGCGTGCCGTGGCCCAGAGCGAACAAAATGCGGTTACGGTGAACCGGTTTCTCGTCTATTTGAACTTCTCTATGGAGTTTTTCGTATGCTTGGTAGGGCATTTGGGTTTGTCCTACTGGTTATGGCTGCACTCTACCTGTTCCGGGCGCACGTGGGCGCCCCGACGTATTTTCTGTTACTTGATAAGTGGCGAGAAATGAAGAATCGGCCTGGCGTAATGCGGTTTGGGGCAACGGTGACAGCCCGGCAGGGTGAGAACATGACGTTGAGCGGTCGCGGCGAGATCGATTCGCTGCTACGGCAGCTGGATGATCCGGTGCACCTGGAGCGGCCGGCCGGGTTTGACTACCCGGCTGAGCGGGCTCGGTTCGCGGCGCTCGTCGCCGCTGTGGAGGCTCGCTTCGGTTGTGTCTGCACGGTCGACGCTGGTCTGAATGTCCAGGACGCCAGCTATCTTGGGCAGTTGGAGATCCCAGCGTCCGCTACGGCCACGGAAACCGAGATCTTCGTTCGGGTGAGCAACTTCGGCGGGCTGGCTCTGCTCGGTGCCGAACGTCCCGGGGTATACGACGATGAGGAGACGCGGATTCTCATCGCGTATGCAGACTGGTGGAATGTTCTGGAGGTCCTGACCAACCATGGCTATGTAGTCCTGTTGGAGGACGCCTTGTCGCGTCCCTACGACGGCACGAACGATGCGGTGCGCCACGCATACCCGACACACCCGGCCACGTGGTTCGACCGCTACTTCGACTACCTCTGA
- the thiL gene encoding thiamine-phosphate kinase has translation MTSHASFSDEPTRVAALVGAFLTGQSGSILGDGHGPHATLRAGADARDDCAVYDLDGPVTLVVGSDYVRGPKFALYEHGLLTNFDIGYYLVAANVSDIAAMGAAPIGVLTVVRYPNDLDDTGFLDVMAGIHQACTDFGTLNVGGDIGNAERIVLSASAIGICRTGSALTRRGARPGDHLCVTGPCGVLGAAVAYFPKRAVNGWALPDSIESDLLTGWRRPRARVAEGRLLSTGRYATACQDTSDGLRATIEQLATASGVGFTVTADDIAVHPAVSAVAKLTGTDDLTLAMSASADFQLAFTVPDDRLDDCRDAFDRSGLTFDVIGCATPPEEGVTLLTRDGSRADLPGVAWKHQSTDISTLVTGGSAPGTPTR, from the coding sequence ATGACCTCGCACGCCAGCTTCTCCGATGAACCGACCCGGGTCGCCGCGCTCGTCGGCGCCTTCCTTACCGGACAGTCCGGCTCGATACTCGGCGACGGCCATGGCCCGCACGCCACCTTGCGCGCCGGGGCCGACGCACGCGACGACTGCGCCGTCTACGACCTTGACGGGCCGGTCACCCTCGTCGTCGGGTCCGATTACGTACGCGGCCCCAAGTTCGCCCTCTACGAGCACGGCCTGCTCACCAACTTTGACATCGGCTACTACCTGGTGGCCGCAAACGTCAGCGACATCGCCGCGATGGGCGCCGCACCCATCGGCGTACTCACCGTCGTGCGCTACCCCAACGACCTCGACGACACCGGGTTCCTCGACGTCATGGCCGGCATCCACCAGGCCTGCACCGACTTCGGCACCCTCAACGTGGGCGGAGACATCGGCAACGCCGAACGCATCGTGCTCTCCGCGTCCGCGATCGGCATCTGCCGTACCGGCAGCGCTCTGACCCGCCGCGGCGCGCGACCCGGCGACCACCTCTGCGTCACCGGCCCCTGCGGCGTCCTCGGCGCCGCCGTCGCCTACTTCCCGAAGCGTGCCGTCAACGGCTGGGCCCTGCCCGACAGCATCGAATCCGACCTGCTGACCGGTTGGCGTCGGCCCCGCGCCCGGGTCGCCGAAGGCCGGCTGCTGTCCACCGGCCGCTACGCCACCGCCTGCCAGGACACCTCCGACGGCCTGCGCGCCACCATCGAACAACTCGCCACCGCCAGCGGTGTCGGCTTCACCGTCACCGCCGACGACATCGCCGTCCACCCGGCCGTCAGCGCGGTCGCCAAGCTCACCGGCACCGACGATCTCACCCTGGCCATGAGCGCCTCAGCCGACTTCCAGCTCGCTTTCACCGTCCCCGACGATCGCCTCGACGACTGCCGCGACGCCTTCGACCGCAGCGGCCTTACCTTCGACGTGATCGGCTGCGCCACCCCACCCGAAGAGGGCGTCACCCTCCTCACCCGCGACGGCAGCAGAGCCGACCTGCCCGGCGTCGCCTGGAAACACCAGAGCACCGACATCAGCACCCTCGTCACCGGCGGCAGCGCCCCCGGCACCCCGACGCGGTGA